One Thalassotalea sediminis DNA segment encodes these proteins:
- a CDS encoding two-component system response regulator: MDITKYVLAVDDERSNLLILEKALKQTCHLITTTSPFNAIPLFEKYLPTLVLLDIDMPEMDGFELCEKLKAISAEQSTNFIFITSHDEFDYEQRALQLGAVDFISKPLNIPICQLRINNQLHITRQTQLLKQSHAALAKEREHLRIILRSINDSVIATDEHGFITFMNPAAQRITDWDQQQALGEHISKVMTLTDATTGASLLNPIEHAIHEERAVAMALNTQLISKEGFTYRVEDSASPIITEHGELIGGVIVFQDVSETVEMVTRMTHITQHDQLTGLPNRLLLHDRMIQAISKAKADNEQVATLVIDVDNFMYVNDTLGHQAGDEIINHIAKQLQMIAGNNVTVSRLGGDEFVFMLGAVKSYSTINYIANKILSTIKEPFTIKESEINVTVSIGISIYPQDAYSVEELIRHADTAMYKAKKHGKNCYWYFSEELSDELQDRVAIERELRDVLNRQALILHYQPKFSLKSGDVCGVEALVRIEKSNGQMLAPDLFIPIAEETGLILALGKQVLEISCRVAKQWHIQGNPTSIAVNIAAQQFNQSSFCQSIESLLKKYALPANLLELEITESALIDNFEQAIETINQLKAIGVSVALDDFGTGYSSLSYLKYFKLDVLKIDKSFVDSINSDNTAYSIVSAIVTLASSLALTLVCEGIETQEQLDTLKAMNCQLGQGYYFSRPLPLDQVESFMFERDKH; the protein is encoded by the coding sequence ATGGATATTACCAAATACGTACTGGCCGTTGACGATGAAAGATCAAATCTGTTGATACTCGAAAAAGCACTGAAACAAACTTGCCATTTAATTACAACAACATCGCCTTTCAATGCTATTCCTTTGTTTGAGAAGTACCTACCAACCCTTGTTTTACTTGATATTGATATGCCTGAAATGGATGGTTTTGAGCTGTGCGAAAAGTTAAAAGCAATTAGTGCCGAACAATCTACGAACTTTATTTTTATTACCTCGCATGATGAGTTTGATTACGAACAACGCGCGTTGCAGTTAGGGGCTGTTGATTTTATTAGCAAACCACTAAATATACCTATTTGCCAATTAAGAATTAATAATCAACTGCACATAACGCGTCAGACACAACTACTTAAGCAGTCGCATGCTGCCTTGGCAAAAGAGAGAGAACATTTAAGGATTATTTTACGCTCGATTAATGATTCTGTTATTGCCACGGATGAACATGGGTTTATTACTTTTATGAACCCGGCTGCGCAAAGAATTACTGACTGGGATCAGCAACAAGCCTTAGGTGAACATATTAGTAAGGTAATGACATTAACTGACGCAACGACGGGCGCTTCTTTACTCAATCCTATTGAACACGCTATTCATGAAGAAAGAGCGGTTGCTATGGCACTTAATACGCAATTAATCAGTAAAGAAGGCTTTACTTACCGTGTTGAAGATAGTGCGTCACCAATTATTACTGAACATGGTGAATTAATAGGCGGTGTAATTGTTTTTCAAGATGTCAGCGAAACGGTTGAAATGGTCACTAGAATGACGCACATAACGCAGCATGATCAACTTACCGGGCTGCCAAATCGATTATTGCTGCACGATCGAATGATACAAGCCATTAGTAAAGCGAAAGCTGATAATGAGCAAGTCGCTACACTTGTAATTGATGTAGATAACTTTATGTACGTAAATGATACCTTAGGCCATCAAGCAGGCGATGAAATTATTAATCATATTGCGAAGCAGTTACAAATGATTGCGGGTAATAACGTGACTGTGTCTCGACTTGGAGGAGACGAGTTTGTTTTTATGCTTGGCGCAGTTAAGTCTTATTCAACAATAAACTATATTGCTAACAAGATTCTCAGTACGATCAAAGAGCCTTTCACCATTAAAGAGAGTGAAATAAACGTTACGGTAAGCATCGGCATTAGCATATACCCACAAGATGCTTATAGTGTTGAAGAATTAATTCGTCATGCTGACACTGCGATGTATAAAGCAAAGAAACACGGTAAGAATTGTTATTGGTATTTTTCCGAAGAGCTTAGCGACGAATTACAAGATAGAGTTGCGATTGAACGTGAATTACGAGATGTGCTAAATAGGCAAGCGTTAATTTTGCATTATCAACCAAAATTTTCGCTCAAAAGTGGTGATGTTTGCGGGGTTGAAGCACTTGTTCGCATTGAAAAGAGCAATGGCCAAATGCTGGCACCAGATTTGTTTATACCCATTGCGGAAGAAACGGGCCTTATTCTCGCACTTGGTAAACAAGTCTTAGAGATTAGTTGTCGTGTTGCTAAACAGTGGCATATTCAAGGAAATCCAACCTCTATCGCTGTAAATATTGCAGCGCAACAGTTTAATCAGTCTTCATTCTGCCAATCAATTGAATCTTTACTGAAAAAATATGCGCTGCCGGCTAATTTACTCGAGCTTGAAATCACTGAATCAGCACTGATCGATAATTTTGAACAGGCCATTGAAACAATTAATCAATTAAAAGCGATTGGTGTCAGCGTTGCGCTTGATGACTTTGGTACAGGTTATTCAAGTTTGTCATACTTAAAATATTTTAAATTAGATGTCTTAAAAATTGATAAGTCGTTTGTAGACAGTATTAATAGTGACAACACTGCATATAGTATTGTCAGTGCTATTGTGACCTTAGCTAGTTCATTAGCATTAACATTGGTATGTGAAGGTATTGAAACACAAGAGCAGCTAGATACATTAAAAGCGATGAATTGCCAGTTAGGGCAGGGGTATTACTTTAGTCGCCCTCTGCCATTAGACCAAGTTGAATCTTTTATGTTTGAGCGCGATAAACACTGA
- a CDS encoding ATP-binding protein: MKKDKKLYLSFALLLGLTLVAIAIIYTTTTDVEQKLTQELIQTHNNIEQELVSEIIAIRSEVSFLNYTPPTKGLARAALNNNIDPTDGTTTALWRNRLEKIFKGFLQNYAEYEQLRIILKNGEEYLKVVRQNGAIKSITGYQLQNKNNRNYVQEALTLPENAVALSRITLNKENNKIEFPYVPTLRLSTPIYNERGDIYGVLTANINVAHILESLKGLLNAEQQLIIADDEGFYIWHPDTLLHYSRDLAPVHTLFSDYDITPEKQAIFQFKSTRDDQTFKSIYKSIQVGTDGSGNTIQVALNLPQTYINEQATRAITASVVILITLVSVFSILLFYFYNLSNKAQQLAKISESSKRIINATDEAVLLLDENMTIINCNKAAELLVNLPLSTLIDKSVNIVLHDRLNINILPLWEKKQRSKDIVSMLFNTTQNKKALYLNAKIIMLDTEQLHHDKQQFALLITDTTAENEAFNLIETQKSNLEEKVASRTQELKLAHDKALKASEIKSQFISTISHEMRTPLNGIVGAIQLLKRDNSINSDNDYLNMAESSVESLNVLVNDVLDISKIEAGKLDLNIQWHQVHDTLESLISTLNVVVRQKDLVFYVDTSALKITQAKFDSFRLRQIITNLVNNAVKFTQEGYIKLSTASEMIDQQARLLLKVEDTGIGISDNDLAHLFQEFSQANSAIAEQYGGTGLGLTICKQLANLMNGDISVTSKLGVGSTFTVSLLLSEFERAPAADAQRLNDFNFGILIDDAIERTILKNLISCYGGQVNSFNNSDINTLPSDVNHLISDAKLVENKDTVDTINQLLNSGKLKQWLVIDNEQIDLTTVESPIISLETPVLRSDFLDSVTHARSTTPNQSNHKRRKYDNSETLQQDLLFTEQCHALVVDDNRINRKVAQHMLEGMGLSVSTAVNGQDAITKLKQNNDSDEVSFSIIFMDCNMPKLNGYDTTAAIRDGKAGDCFKSIPIIAMTANAMKGEKEKCQTYGMNDYITKPVDNEILIEKTYHLLKKQVKKGTNTHRTETTHRTETVEKSEMHKASVNDINWQPSIALQRLGNDQTLLSELVQMFLVDYQSKHDLLMSGYAELDLEKIRKAAHAFRGQAADLALTELTALLKAIERAAKQEDLSNVIALKHSLDSVISHSVLTLKSYQQQSPC, from the coding sequence ATGAAAAAGGACAAAAAGTTATACCTTAGCTTCGCTTTACTGCTTGGTTTAACGTTGGTAGCTATTGCAATTATCTATACAACTACCACTGACGTGGAACAGAAGCTCACGCAAGAACTCATACAAACTCACAACAATATAGAGCAAGAACTGGTTTCAGAAATTATCGCCATTCGTAGCGAAGTATCTTTCCTAAATTACACGCCACCAACAAAAGGATTGGCCAGAGCAGCCTTAAACAACAATATTGACCCTACAGATGGTACAACCACAGCGCTTTGGCGTAACCGCTTAGAAAAAATATTTAAGGGTTTTTTACAAAATTACGCTGAATATGAACAACTACGTATTATCTTAAAAAATGGAGAAGAATATTTAAAAGTAGTGCGTCAAAACGGCGCTATTAAGTCAATCACGGGATATCAATTACAAAATAAAAATAACAGAAATTATGTGCAAGAGGCGCTAACCTTACCTGAAAACGCAGTGGCGTTATCACGCATTACCCTAAATAAAGAAAATAATAAAATTGAGTTTCCCTATGTACCCACATTACGGCTTTCAACACCAATCTATAATGAACGAGGCGATATCTATGGCGTTCTTACTGCTAACATTAATGTAGCGCACATACTCGAATCCCTAAAAGGTTTACTAAACGCTGAACAACAACTCATCATTGCTGATGATGAAGGTTTTTATATCTGGCATCCAGACACACTTTTACATTATTCTCGAGATTTAGCACCGGTACATACCTTATTCTCTGACTATGATATAACCCCAGAAAAACAGGCCATTTTTCAATTTAAGTCTACGCGTGATGATCAAACTTTTAAAAGTATCTATAAGAGCATTCAAGTAGGTACTGATGGCAGCGGCAATACCATTCAAGTTGCGCTTAATCTGCCGCAAACGTATATCAATGAACAAGCGACCAGAGCAATTACAGCAAGCGTTGTAATTCTGATCACGTTGGTGAGTGTGTTCTCTATCTTGTTATTTTATTTCTATAATCTATCAAACAAAGCTCAGCAATTAGCAAAAATATCAGAATCATCTAAGCGCATCATTAACGCTACAGATGAAGCGGTTCTACTACTCGACGAAAACATGACCATTATTAATTGCAACAAGGCCGCTGAATTACTTGTTAATTTACCGTTATCTACATTAATTGATAAGTCAGTGAACATCGTATTACATGACCGTTTAAACATAAATATATTGCCGTTATGGGAAAAAAAGCAGCGTTCAAAAGATATCGTGTCAATGCTGTTTAATACCACCCAAAATAAAAAGGCGTTATACCTCAATGCAAAAATTATCATGCTTGATACTGAGCAATTACACCATGATAAACAACAGTTTGCTTTGTTGATAACAGACACAACCGCAGAAAACGAGGCATTTAATCTCATTGAGACACAAAAAAGTAACCTCGAAGAAAAAGTTGCTAGCCGCACGCAAGAGCTGAAACTTGCTCATGACAAGGCGTTAAAAGCAAGCGAAATTAAAAGCCAATTTATTTCAACAATTAGCCATGAAATGCGCACCCCACTCAATGGAATTGTTGGCGCTATTCAACTACTCAAACGAGATAATTCCATCAATAGTGACAATGATTACCTTAACATGGCGGAAAGTAGTGTTGAGTCACTTAACGTTTTAGTTAATGACGTACTCGATATCTCAAAAATTGAAGCCGGTAAACTCGACTTAAACATACAGTGGCACCAAGTACATGACACACTTGAGTCACTCATCTCTACATTAAACGTGGTTGTGCGCCAAAAAGACCTCGTGTTTTATGTTGATACCAGTGCGCTAAAAATAACCCAAGCAAAATTTGACTCCTTTAGATTAAGACAAATTATTACCAATTTGGTGAACAACGCCGTCAAATTTACCCAAGAGGGTTACATTAAACTTAGTACGGCATCAGAAATGATAGATCAACAAGCGCGACTACTACTCAAAGTTGAAGATACTGGTATTGGTATTTCTGACAATGATCTTGCACATTTATTTCAAGAATTTTCACAAGCAAACTCAGCCATAGCCGAACAATACGGAGGCACAGGCCTAGGGTTAACCATCTGCAAGCAATTAGCTAACTTAATGAATGGTGATATTAGCGTAACGTCAAAACTTGGTGTTGGCAGTACTTTTACGGTAAGTTTATTATTAAGCGAGTTTGAGCGTGCACCGGCAGCAGATGCACAAAGGTTAAACGATTTTAATTTCGGCATACTTATTGACGACGCTATTGAACGTACTATCTTAAAAAACTTAATTAGCTGTTATGGAGGCCAGGTTAATTCATTTAATAATAGCGACATAAACACACTGCCTTCAGATGTAAACCACTTAATTAGCGATGCTAAATTAGTTGAGAATAAAGATACTGTCGACACAATTAATCAGTTACTCAACAGCGGAAAATTAAAACAATGGCTAGTGATAGACAATGAACAAATTGACTTAACAACCGTTGAATCCCCCATTATCTCACTAGAGACCCCTGTTTTACGGTCAGATTTTTTAGACTCTGTTACGCATGCACGAAGTACCACTCCCAACCAGAGCAACCATAAACGTAGGAAATATGATAACTCAGAAACCCTGCAACAAGACTTACTTTTCACGGAACAGTGCCACGCCCTTGTTGTTGATGATAACCGGATAAATAGAAAAGTTGCTCAGCATATGCTTGAAGGCATGGGGTTATCAGTATCTACCGCGGTAAATGGCCAAGATGCTATTACCAAACTTAAACAGAATAATGACAGTGATGAGGTTTCATTTTCCATCATCTTTATGGACTGTAATATGCCGAAGCTTAATGGGTATGATACTACTGCCGCCATAAGAGATGGTAAAGCTGGCGATTGTTTTAAGAGTATTCCTATCATAGCCATGACAGCAAATGCAATGAAAGGTGAAAAAGAAAAGTGTCAAACCTATGGCATGAACGATTACATTACTAAGCCTGTAGACAATGAAATTCTGATCGAAAAAACCTATCATCTGTTAAAAAAACAAGTAAAAAAAGGCACTAATACGCATAGAACTGAAACTACGCATAGAACTGAGACCGTAGAAAAGTCTGAAATGCATAAAGCAAGCGTTAACGATATTAACTGGCAGCCCTCAATAGCCTTACAACGGTTAGGAAACGATCAAACATTATTATCCGAATTGGTTCAGATGTTTTTAGTCGACTATCAATCAAAACATGATCTTCTAATGAGCGGCTACGCAGAGTTAGACCTTGAAAAAATCAGGAAAGCGGCTCATGCTTTTAGAGGACAAGCGGCCGATTTAGCGTTAACTGAATTAACAGCACTACTGAAAGCTATCGAACGCGCAGCAAAGCAAGAAGATCTAAGTAATGTGATAGCATTAAAACATTCACTCGATAGCGTAATTTCTCATAGCGTACTAACACTTAAAAGCTATCAGCAACAATCGCCTTGTTAA
- a CDS encoding DUF2726 domain-containing protein, translating to MELILFAMISLIIIVALLANRLNDNSFPFPFDRKATVFTSAEKNFHHLLEQAVGNDYRVINRVKLSDIVTVRGGVSERASQTARNKADNKYLDFAICERNSMKLLGTIDLVDTQGKGYKIKKDWFVSGALEAASIPHLRIKVKATYSVEELRSCIQTRLFANKMPEPKMKGRVIPAPMVKARTKPSQPTTGVITSNAAIAANRMNNEKLPAPNMAALPH from the coding sequence ATGGAACTCATTTTATTTGCTATGATCAGCTTGATCATTATTGTTGCTTTGTTAGCAAATCGTTTAAATGATAATAGCTTTCCATTTCCTTTTGATAGAAAAGCCACGGTATTTACATCGGCAGAAAAGAACTTTCATCACTTGCTAGAGCAGGCAGTAGGCAATGACTATCGTGTCATTAATCGCGTCAAACTTTCTGATATTGTCACAGTAAGAGGTGGTGTTTCTGAGCGCGCAAGTCAAACAGCTAGAAATAAAGCCGATAATAAATATTTAGATTTTGCTATTTGCGAACGAAATAGTATGAAATTACTTGGCACGATTGATTTAGTAGATACGCAAGGTAAAGGATACAAAATTAAAAAAGATTGGTTTGTTAGTGGCGCACTAGAGGCGGCTTCTATCCCACACTTACGTATTAAAGTAAAAGCGACTTATTCAGTAGAAGAATTAAGAAGTTGCATTCAAACACGATTATTTGCTAATAAAATGCCAGAGCCAAAAATGAAGGGGCGCGTAATTCCGGCACCAATGGTAAAAGCACGTACCAAACCTTCTCAACCGACAACTGGCGTTATCACATCAAACGCAGCTATCGCCGCAAATCGGATGAACAACGAAAAGTTACCGGCACCAAACATGGCAGCACTTCCTCATTAG
- the mtnN gene encoding 5'-methylthioadenosine/S-adenosylhomocysteine nucleosidase yields the protein MTVGIIGAMEPEVAILKSKLVDAKTITVAGYSFYHGTLNNTEVVIVQSGIGKVAAALATAFLIKEFSPSYVVNTGSAGGFEQSLKVGDIVISSEVRYHDVDVTAFGYEIGQLPANPAAYIPHPRLVEAAKAGISKLDNIQTLVGLITTGDTFMTKDEDIAKARLNFPTMAAVEMEGAAIAQTCHQLDTPFVIIRSMSDIAGKESPTSFEAYLETASVNSSQLVMNMLDNLQGVNLS from the coding sequence ATGACGGTAGGTATTATTGGCGCAATGGAGCCAGAAGTTGCGATTCTAAAAAGTAAATTAGTTGATGCAAAGACAATCACAGTAGCTGGGTATTCATTTTATCATGGCACGTTAAACAACACCGAAGTGGTCATTGTACAATCGGGGATTGGTAAAGTAGCAGCAGCGCTAGCTACAGCATTTTTAATAAAAGAATTTTCACCTAGCTATGTTGTGAATACTGGCTCCGCAGGAGGATTTGAACAATCACTTAAAGTTGGCGATATCGTCATCAGTAGTGAAGTGCGCTATCACGATGTTGATGTTACTGCGTTTGGTTATGAAATTGGTCAATTACCTGCCAACCCTGCAGCTTATATTCCTCACCCACGTTTAGTAGAAGCAGCAAAGGCTGGCATTTCAAAACTCGATAATATTCAAACGTTAGTTGGTTTGATCACAACAGGTGATACTTTCATGACAAAAGATGAAGACATCGCTAAAGCACGTCTGAATTTTCCAACAATGGCCGCTGTTGAAATGGAAGGCGCAGCAATTGCACAAACCTGCCATCAACTGGATACGCCCTTTGTTATTATTCGTTCAATGTCAGATATCGCTGGAAAAGAGTCACCGACCTCCTTTGAAGCATACCTTGAAACCGCATCGGTTAATTCTTCGCAACTTGTGATGAATATGCTCGATAACTTACAAGGTGTTAATCTTAGCTAA
- a CDS encoding cobalamin biosynthesis protein CobD/CbiB: MTDFIDQLTPFTWQLVIVLLVIILKSVIDRFQSYQSRHFFQFYCQRLSDKVNNEDNGKQQQMIAGAVATIITVLPIAIILWLFENFIEVPLLWHSLLLYFALSGFGAQRTAEKLIAALQKQDKHEAKSIIQPRLFRDVSRMSPLGLNKACIEMLWLNHLHRQFTVIFYFIAFGPLAAFLYRLMLEMHFSWNIKAKQFQYFGQFIARIMQILQWVPCLLLTLEFKLTMIGRKNSSSAPTSYLFSLNSNYLLATAAHINNIQLGGVAMYQDNKLRRLAFNANGRQPDTENVSNTLKQLNLIQTLNIGMLICLLILFTFVSTTV; the protein is encoded by the coding sequence ATGACAGATTTTATTGATCAGCTTACCCCTTTTACGTGGCAACTTGTTATTGTACTGCTCGTCATCATTTTAAAATCTGTTATTGATAGATTTCAAAGTTATCAATCTCGCCATTTTTTTCAATTTTACTGTCAACGCTTATCAGACAAAGTAAACAACGAAGATAATGGCAAACAACAGCAAATGATTGCTGGCGCGGTGGCGACTATCATCACCGTGCTACCCATTGCAATTATTTTATGGTTATTTGAAAATTTTATCGAAGTGCCCTTACTGTGGCACTCACTATTGCTATACTTCGCACTATCTGGCTTTGGTGCACAACGTACCGCTGAAAAACTTATAGCAGCACTGCAGAAACAAGATAAGCACGAAGCTAAATCAATCATTCAACCCAGATTATTCAGAGATGTATCTCGAATGTCACCACTGGGCTTAAATAAAGCTTGTATAGAAATGTTATGGTTGAACCATCTACACCGACAATTTACCGTCATCTTCTATTTTATCGCATTTGGGCCACTTGCCGCTTTTCTTTATCGCCTGATGCTTGAAATGCACTTCAGCTGGAATATAAAAGCAAAACAATTCCAATATTTTGGTCAATTTATTGCGCGTATTATGCAAATATTACAATGGGTACCTTGCCTACTATTAACGCTTGAATTTAAATTAACGATGATTGGCAGAAAAAATTCTAGCAGTGCACCTACATCCTATCTATTTAGCCTTAATAGCAATTACTTGTTAGCAACCGCTGCGCACATTAATAATATTCAGCTTGGTGGCGTTGCTATGTATCAAGATAACAAACTCAGACGGTTAGCCTTCAACGCTAATGGGCGCCAACCAGACACTGAAAATGTGTCTAATACCTTAAAGCAGCTAAACTTAATACAAACATTAAACATCGGTATGCTAATATGCTTGCTGATATTATTTACTTTTGTTTCGACAACAGTCTAA
- a CDS encoding rhodanese-like domain-containing protein — protein sequence MKNIMLHSLLTLSLLFSVHINAADIKTMSAQQLLSIKNAPKAPPIVVLDVRSAEEFADGHIENAINIPHDQIENRLNELSQYKNTLVVVHCRSGRRAQVAESILKANDFSRLHHLKGDFIGWQAAQLPVTKQDD from the coding sequence ATGAAAAACATAATGTTACATAGTTTGCTGACACTTAGCTTATTGTTTTCCGTTCACATAAATGCCGCTGATATTAAAACAATGTCGGCACAACAACTATTATCGATTAAAAATGCACCGAAAGCGCCGCCGATAGTGGTGTTAGATGTTCGCTCTGCAGAAGAATTTGCTGATGGCCATATAGAAAACGCAATTAACATTCCTCATGATCAAATTGAAAATCGACTTAATGAACTTAGCCAATATAAAAACACTTTAGTCGTTGTGCATTGCCGTTCAGGTCGACGGGCACAGGTTGCAGAATCAATATTAAAAGCCAACGATTTCAGTAGATTGCACCACTTAAAAGGCGATTTTATCGGGTGGCAAGCAGCTCAACTTCCTGTGACCAAGCAAGACGATTAG
- a CDS encoding trimeric intracellular cation channel family protein, producing MLYWLDLFGIVVFALSGALMAGRYKLDPFGVVVLAAVTAIGGGTIRDVILDTPVFWVESPIYLYVILLTAILTIIFIRRPKRIPKRFLLISDAFGLALFAVLGTEKALSLGSDTTVAIVMGMITGVAGGMIRDVLCNVIPLILRQEIYALAAILGGILFVCLQTLGASENIALISAIVGALSLRLAAIYWQVSLPAFQIIDLKNTKSDID from the coding sequence TTGCTATACTGGCTTGATCTATTTGGTATCGTTGTTTTCGCTTTGTCTGGTGCACTCATGGCTGGACGCTATAAACTCGACCCTTTTGGCGTGGTAGTACTTGCAGCGGTTACCGCTATTGGTGGTGGAACAATTCGTGATGTGATTTTAGATACGCCAGTGTTCTGGGTTGAGAGCCCTATATACCTATACGTTATACTTTTAACGGCCATATTAACGATTATTTTTATCCGGCGTCCTAAACGCATCCCGAAAAGGTTTCTCCTCATATCCGATGCTTTTGGCTTAGCTTTATTTGCTGTTTTAGGTACAGAAAAGGCGCTAAGTTTAGGCAGTGACACAACAGTTGCAATTGTTATGGGGATGATCACCGGTGTAGCTGGCGGTATGATACGCGATGTTTTATGTAATGTTATCCCTTTAATATTAAGGCAGGAAATTTACGCCTTAGCCGCCATTCTTGGTGGTATATTGTTTGTATGTCTGCAAACATTGGGAGCTTCCGAAAACATTGCCCTAATCAGTGCTATAGTTGGCGCTTTATCATTAAGGTTAGCGGCAATATATTGGCAGGTATCTCTACCTGCCTTTCAAATCATCGATTTAAAGAATACTAAATCCGATATTGATTAA
- a CDS encoding outer membrane beta-barrel protein, producing the protein MKQSLLSLAMLAIISTSALAEHEKQHTVGIQFGGGGLEHKGKDTDGEGVGFSYLYYNYKVSDYFSAEVGIVGAEDVDDWECQKNNNDVYECYSDDSDDFEIIADDFDYGSVIVAVRGDLQVSKHNTFYGKLGVEFYDYQFDFKRKKTIDEDGTGLFAEIGWEYRWDNGMGLNAGYQFHNAGDLDMNGLNLGVSYAF; encoded by the coding sequence ATGAAACAATCACTTCTCTCATTAGCTATGTTAGCAATAATTAGCACTTCTGCGCTAGCTGAGCATGAAAAACAACACACTGTTGGTATACAGTTTGGTGGCGGTGGGCTTGAACACAAAGGAAAAGATACCGATGGTGAAGGTGTTGGCTTCTCTTACCTTTATTATAATTATAAAGTATCAGACTACTTTTCTGCAGAGGTTGGTATTGTCGGTGCAGAAGATGTAGATGACTGGGAATGCCAAAAAAATAATAACGATGTATATGAATGTTATTCAGATGATAGTGATGACTTTGAAATTATTGCTGACGACTTTGATTATGGCTCGGTCATTGTCGCAGTGCGCGGTGATTTACAAGTATCAAAACATAATACTTTTTACGGTAAACTTGGTGTAGAGTTTTATGATTATCAATTTGATTTTAAACGTAAAAAGACGATTGATGAAGATGGTACGGGGTTATTTGCTGAGATCGGTTGGGAATATAGATGGGATAACGGGATGGGATTAAACGCAGGTTACCAATTTCATAATGCTGGCGATTTAGACATGAATGGTCTTAACCTGGGTGTAAGCTATGCGTTTTAA
- a CDS encoding ribonuclease E inhibitor RraB: MTFPNDDTGQVLAEMQAAGVELNKRHHVVFFHLFEKQTQAQAMAAYLQEQAPDMLVKVLPDETPNVWDLECTVVMVPDYDAIVAQEAQFEQIAAKFEGYNDGWGIEV, translated from the coding sequence ATGACATTTCCTAATGACGATACCGGTCAAGTATTGGCCGAAATGCAGGCTGCAGGCGTTGAACTTAATAAAAGGCACCACGTCGTCTTTTTTCATTTGTTTGAAAAACAAACGCAAGCGCAAGCGATGGCAGCTTACCTTCAAGAACAAGCGCCAGACATGTTAGTCAAGGTATTGCCAGACGAAACACCTAATGTTTGGGATCTTGAATGTACAGTCGTTATGGTGCCTGACTACGATGCAATTGTTGCTCAAGAAGCACAATTTGAGCAAATTGCGGCTAAGTTTGAAGGCTATAACGATGGCTGGGGCATCGAAGTGTAA
- a CDS encoding DUF4136 domain-containing protein, which translates to MNQKLVWVLLLLLLAGCSGKPLYQAKHAHNFNFSGLSSYSLYNRNSDFTEYQNMSDTTRNSIEIAIEKVFDRQGWTFKAPDSADIIVTYHIVNLQSELNLYNRGVKFCRPCLPVKHPQDQPYFSAALPGTLILDLIDVNSNRTMWRGMSRLKINDHDHSIDVHEKVERAVTTLVGTIPR; encoded by the coding sequence ATGAATCAGAAGCTAGTTTGGGTACTCTTGTTGTTATTGCTAGCAGGCTGCAGCGGTAAGCCCCTATATCAAGCAAAACATGCACATAATTTTAATTTTTCAGGCTTATCTAGTTATAGTTTATATAATCGAAATTCTGACTTTACTGAATATCAAAATATGTCGGACACGACGAGAAATAGTATAGAAATTGCAATAGAGAAGGTGTTCGATAGGCAAGGGTGGACTTTTAAAGCACCTGATAGTGCTGATATCATTGTTACTTATCATATTGTAAACCTGCAATCAGAGCTTAACTTATATAATCGTGGTGTTAAATTTTGTCGTCCTTGTTTACCGGTAAAGCACCCGCAAGATCAACCTTATTTTAGTGCTGCATTACCTGGTACGTTAATTCTTGATTTGATTGATGTAAACAGCAATCGTACCATGTGGCGAGGCATGAGTCGGCTGAAAATTAACGATCATGATCATAGTATTGACGTTCATGAAAAAGTCGAGCGAGCGGTTACTACATTGGTTGGTACAATTCCACGGTAA